The genomic segment ATCCTCTCATCTTCTTCGTATCTCATTATCCAACACACtcacacagagagagagagagagagagagaaacaacaAAAAGCTAAAGAGCGAAAATGGCAGCGACGACAACTCTCTCCACCGCAAGCTCAATCCTTTCCCCAACTCTCACCTCCTCCCACGCCTTCCTCTCCCGACCCACCACTCTCGAATTCCCATCTCGcttcctctcttcctcctcctccacgaCCATCAGCCACCGCGCGACCCACCTCCGCCCCATCTCCGCCGTCGAAGCCCCCGAAAAAATCGAGAAAATCGGATCCGAGATCTCCTCCCTCACCCTCGAGGAGGCCCGCATCCTCGTCGACTACCTCCAGGACAAGTTCGGCGTCTCCCCCCTCTCCCTGGCTCCCGCCGCGGCGGCTGTCGCCGCTCCGGGAGACGGCGGTGGCGCGGCGGCCGCGGTGGAGGAGCAGACCGAGTTCGACGTGGTGATTAACGAGGTGCCGAGCAGCTCGCGTATCGCGGTGATTAAGGCGGTGAGGGCTTTGACTAGCTTGGCGTTGAAGGAGGCGAAGGAGCTCATCGAAGGCCTGCCGAAGAAGTTCAAGGAAGGTGTGACTAAGGATGAAGCTGAGGAGGCTAAGAAGCAGCTTGAAGAAGCTGGTGCTAAGGTTTCCATTGCTTAAATGTGTTTTAACAATCTcaacttttttaatataaaaattgtgtttttatttcccGAGTTTATGGGTCTTTTTGTTTGAATTGTTGGTTAAGCTTTGAGAAAGTATTGTAATTTGAATCAGTTTCGTTTCACCTTGTGGGTTTTTTAGTCTTTATCGTTTAAGATGCGCataaggtgttcgatgaaatgcgtAGCTGAAATAAAGAAATAAGATAGAATTGAGATTTGAATAGAAGATACAAAAAGTTTTGAGCTTTGGTAGCTGTACGTTTTTTTCCCGACAATAATCGAAGTGCGTGCGTTTGCTTCTTGAATGAATCTGATAGTCACTAGTGCAATGCCAATTCGTTACTACTCCCGCCTTAACATTGGAGCTCAAGTGCCCTTCTTCTTTTGAAATGGAAATGGAGTGTTCGAAAAGAAGCTTGAGGAGATAAGAGCGTTGCATATTCAATCAGAGGGAGAGAATGCGGAAGAATTGAAGAGGAAACAAGAAACTTCCTGGACAGGGTAATAAGGAACATGACTGCTCGGTACTCTTCATGTCTTGTTAAATATGATGATTGATTAGTGGAAGAAGACACTAATGGTTCCATAATAGGCTCTCAATATAGGCCTTTTAATCTTAATCCTGTGATAACTAAAAAGGTGCGCACATTAACTACGAGGAGCTGGTTGAAACAACTGAAAACGGAAATGAGAAGAAGGAAGCCGAGGGACGAAGAAACGGGAGTGAACCAAGAAACTTGCTGGACAAGGTAAGAAAGACGACTTGTTCGTTCCTCATCAAGTCTAGTTAAATAGGATGTTTGTTTATTAGTACAGGAAGACACGCTTTGAGGCGATTAAAGTTCTAAGATTAAGGTTTTGTTATGGTGGTTTATCAATGGGCCTTTGGCCTTAATCTTGCGACAAAGACAAAGTTGCACAAACAAATTAAGAGGAGCTTAAATGACGGCGAGGGTTAAGCTGGAGTAATAACACTTCAGATGGGCcttacatatttataaacccattacttatctataaataaagtttgcGATTCTACAAGTTTTACATTATTTAACTTATAAACCCTAGTTCGTATGCGTCTCTCTCCGCCGCTGACACCTTGTTGAGTCTCTCAGTTTGTGAAGGGTTTTTGATACttgtttattttgtaagttttgttttttttggcgAGGATGAATAAAGCTTAATTATTTCTGACACCTCTTGTATGAGGAGAGTCTGATAAACTCTTCTTTGAGCACATTATGCAATACTCTGAgccttttagttttgttttcttaatagtTTTGGTTTTTACAAGTAGAATTTGGAATAGGGTTGTGGATTGCGATGATTGTAAAAGTAATTCCTCGTACTGAATAGCCATTGGCTTGATAGACTCACGTTACACCCATAGAATATGAGCATccttaacctttttttttcttcttcaattctatttcttttattaattttgtttcttttaattggTTTTTGGCGAGGATGATCAATGCTTAATTATTTCTGACACCTCTTGTATGAGGAGAGTCTGATAAACTCTTCTTTGAGCACATTACGCAATACTCTGagccttttttttatttgagaaagtctttttttttttacattttttaaattcttAGGATTTACGTAAACTTAATATTCATTCGATGTGGAAAAGGGTTTGGTTGCTATGATTGTAAAAGTAATTCCTCGTACTGAAAAGCCATTGGCTTTGTAGACTCACATTACACCCATAGAATATGAGCAACATCACCCCTTTTTCTTcaagtatatttattttcttattcgTTTCCTTGATGTTAAAGAATCCGTATTATATTGATGAATAATACCTTGCATATTCATCGTTTTAATGTCGTTGGATTCTCTAGAACTGACCAAAGTTCAAGATTCCTTTACCATTTAAACatcacactttttttttttaacttaacaTCGCACATTCTTGCTAACTCTTAAATACGTAAGACAGAAACTACCTATTTCAAACAGagtaattaatttatcaaaaagaaGTATTTTAGAAGTATAGGCTTCTTTTCAGTCTTAATGCATCTTAATAGGTGTTTTAGATATCATGGAAGAAAGTCCTTTGTTGTACAAGCTATTGTCGTTCCGTCGTTGTAGCGATTGAATGTTTGTCCCCTCGATTGGTTGTGTAGATGATTGATGTCCGATTATGCTTATGTTTCTTCTCGTGGGTTTCTGCCAACAGGCCTTATTCATAGCTACTACTAGCCCATTTCTTTAcggttaaaattatatattcatatatcttAACAAGTTAATAACATTTTGCTACTTTACTTTGACTTATATGTACATTTTGTTAAACAACGAAAcattaaaagttaaataatCTATATGAATATAAGATCGGCTAAAATATAATGACTTGTTTAATAGACATTTGATTTTCGACAATTAGGCCTTAAATATTAAGGAGGGAACATTAAATGCACTAGTTTTACGATTCCAGTCAAGTTAGCTTCGCTCATAAGACTTTCAAAAAAAGATTTGACAATGACATCTAGAATTATTATACGTGTATTCTACATCTTCCTGTCCCATGTGAATCGTATTTCTTATAGCAGGAGCCAAATCTATTGctttcaattatatattttcgttGATAATTTACAACATAAACAAATAACTTTGAACGTTCGTTTTCCAGAAGCTCAGATTACAAGAAAAAAAGCAAAATGAACTGATGCAACTCAGCAGCAATGATTCATGATCTGTGATCCGATGTACTTCCTGATAATGGGATACTTGGACTACATGGATATTTTAGTAGTTAGAGCGCCAGCTTGAATTAAGCTTTATATATTCGCCATGTGTATCATGAATACATGTTAAGATTTCAAATggttgaaaatattatatgacTTTCTTTTGTGCCACATTTTTGTGTTCTGTCGGTAAATTTACCTTcttaatgaaaataaatgatgaagtataaatatttctcacacaaaaaaattaaaattaagcaATTTAACTAATTCTGCCAAAACTACAAACTCTGTCCTGATGATACACGTTCATTGTTTTACGTCAATGAATCTACTAATTGAAAGTTAAAGAGCTTTTACACAAAATTGATAATTCTGTTTTAGTATATACAAATTTCATTAATCAGTTTACGTatagttattaaatatttgagagAAAAGAGTATGTTGTGATCTCTGTGTATGATAGCTAAATTCAATTGATTGATCATCATTTACAAAACGATAAGATAACAAGAAACAAACTACCATTTTAAACCACAGTATAAAAGTTCCAAGCACATTCTAAAACAAATGTTAATTAAAACAGTCCTATCATAGCATCATAACGTATAGTTTCCAACAGAATTCAGTCCATATATTTAAAGGGGTAGTTTTGCAATGGGTCCAAAAACTAAATTGCGCAATTATTAGTATTTATTCATTTTTGGCTTGTACTTATTCAAAATagttttccttttgttttctgtGTATTTAACAGCAGTTTATAACTTTATTAGCGACTGATTTAAACGTATTAATGTCCACCAAGGACTTCCGGATCAATTAGCGGGATACGCTTCTAGAAAGTCCACGTTACGCTGTTTGATGCAAATGACACATTAAGCTTCTCTAATAAAAAACTACTCAAAATTGCCATTTCCATGTGACTAAAACTCTTCTCCTATATAATAAGTTCATACGACTGTGTTACAGAAGGTGGCAAACCGAAAGGCCATTAAACAAAAActttcagaagaagaagaaagtgatcATTCACACATATAACAAGATACTAAGATTAGCTTCTAAATAACATGGAGAAGATAGATGATGGTGACTATACTGCCACCACAGCTTCTTTTTCACCTAGCTTCAGCACTTACTCAGGCAACAACCTCGTCAAGATCGCCGAACGGGTCGGTGGCGACCATTATAAGGAGAAAGGAGACGACGCGTTCGAGTTCGCGACTCTCCAAACGGTTCACGAGTCTCCTCTAGTATTCCCGGTTTTTGATAAGAAACATGAAGATGTGTCGCCGGAGACGGTTGTGGCTCCGTTAAAAGATCTCTTCCTCCGCGAGAATGAACATTCACCACCGCAGCAGCAGACGTATTCATCTTCtgatgaagaggaggaggaagaagaagaggaggatgaGCTAGACATGATCCCTAGCGAGATATACTGTCCATGGACGCCAGCGAGATCCCCGGTGGAGATGACGTCTCCTTGTAGAAAGAGCAAATCGACAGGATCGTCGTCTTCGACGTCGGCATGGTCGAGGAGACGATGGAAAATTAGAAACCTGCTTAAGAGAAGTCGCAGCGACGGGAAGGAATCACTCGAGTTCTTGAACTCGAGCCCTGTTAACAACATAGACAaatcttgttcttcttctccttgtccGAAGAACAAGGAGACGgtgaagacaaagaagaaggaaaaggagaaggagaaggagaaagtTTCAGCACACGAGAAATTTTACCTGAGGAACAAAGCAATGAAAGAAGAGGACAAGAGAAAGTCATATCTACCGTACAAGCAAGAACTTGTCGGAATTTTCTCCAACATTCACCGACACGGCAAAGCTTTTCCTCGGTTCTGATCTGATCCATGACAACAACTAGAGTTTTGTTGTTTGATTGTTTATTATCTTtagaaaatcattttatttccacaaaaaaaaagatgcgaGTTCACATTCGTTATCTAAAGTACTAGTGGTATcggtttttaaattatatttttctcgTTTTGTACGCAGTTTGATGAACGAAATTTCATCATGTTCATACGATgttgtatattttataatttgggTTCATGATTTTATGCAAATGTAGTTGCAGATATTACCAGACGTGAAATATAGATGTAAAAAAACGTGAAACTATTGTATAAAGACGTTGCAAGTTGcttgtattttattattatctatcttattaaaacagaaatattacaacttcttctaggtagattttaatgttggaccttatgtaattaatgctatattaatctacttattattaaacatgttttttttataaataattaacatcaaccattaccatagtttttcactttttaccttattattatatccactacgcatattttcttatattacatatattttactataagctagatacatccactagcatattatactataagatagattattaataatacctctaaatattgattttgagtCTTTGGACAAATTGATggtcatatttttttaccatCTTGAATCATGTAAACGTGATTAGACATATTCCTAatgggagagagagagttgctCCCAGGCACGAGACACGAGGAGTTGACGGATGGCTCCAAACGCACAGCCCGAGGAGAGCGACATGTCTTCCCCTACCAGAATTAGAAGGTTTGTAGAGTTTTCCCCTAACACGCCAACAGAAAAACCCTATTTTCTTACCTCAACTGGCACCCTCCAAGACTTTCAAGATCCAAAGGGTTACAAATTTCTGGCTTCTGGGATGATTTTTCAAGCTCTATAGATCACAAACGCTCAAATTCCACGCACATTACTACTGTCACAACAGACCTCTCGACAGCGGTAACATCAAGAATCAAACTACGGCCCCCTTTCTAGCAACATCAGTCTCCTAGCTAACACAAAGAAGAATCTCTTTTACTGCTCGGAGTCGACTTGTAACTCCTCCAGTGGTAGTAAGGCTCTCTAGTCTTTGTTAGCTCAGATCTTACCTCTGCATTTTAAACCAAACTCTCAAATCATCCCAAAACATGGCTAGGCGCCTCACTGCAACAGAGAAGGGTAAAGGAATTCTGATAGAGACAGACCAACCTCTAATCAAGAGAATCAAAGCCCCACGGCTCGACAACGAAGCACTCATTAGAGAACACTCTCGCACTTTGATAGGACAAACCACAAACAACCAGGAACAACGGATCTGGTCTCTCATCCAGTCACTCCCCCGCAAATGGAGCATCCAAGGAAGAGTTGAAGGAGTTGACATAGGAAACGACTGCtttcagttcaaatttgagAAGGAAGAGGACCTACAAAAAGTGTTAGACAACAGACCCTACCATTTCAACTACTGGATGGTCCTACTTCAGAGATGGGAGCCTGTCATTTCTGCTACTTTCCTGTCTCAGATTCCTTTCTGGATCGAGATAAAAGGACTCCCCCTCCACTACTGGCATGACCTAATGGTGTGCAACATAGGAGACGAACTAGGCACAAGAGAAAAGCATGAACTCACATCAAGAACTGCACGAGTCAGAGTCGCTATCGATGGTCTAAAACCACTAGTAAAGGAAACTATAATAGAGTTCGACTCAGGGGAAGAGGCAAGGATTACCTTAGAATACAAGCGTTTGGAGAACCACTGTTCTTTCTGTCAACGCCTCTCCCATCTAAGCTCACACTGCCCAACCAGGAGGGAAGCCGAGAGTATCACAAAGCGGTTAGGCTCCGAGTACCGGAGAATGAGGTACCCaaatacaacaaagaaaaaCCCTCATATCAGAGTCGCCAAATCCAAACGACAGAGCTGAATAAGCAAGAGGTAAGGAACTACTCACATAAGCATCCTTTCCAAGCTCGATTGGACAGACATGGACACCCATTTGGCGAAAGGATAAGCACAAAGCAGACAAGAGCTCCACCCCCGCTCATGTATACCACCAGGAAAATGAACAAGATGAGATGAGAAGAACTGACGCAAACTCAGAGAATGCCCTTTTCGGGATATCACCACAACACGTGAAGGAAAGAGGAAGAGATCTACCTAGACGTTCATATGATCGTTTCTCTCTCCCACAAAGAGAAATGAGGCAATGGAGAGAGAAATACCCAAAGGCTTATCAGGAACAGGAAGTGAACTCCCCTGTACCTCGAACTTCAGTTATAGAGCAAGAGATGGTCCTACAGTCGGAGGCACAAGCTCAGTTCCAAACACCTCAACGTCGTATACCGTCAAGGGAGGAAATTATTGAGGAGCTCCATGAGACAACACGCCAATACGTCAATTGTCCAGACCCCGTTGAATCGGCTGCAAGGAGACAACGTGTGCTCCAAGGAGATGCTCAGGGTGATACGGAAGAGGCAGCCGACCGCCTCCTAGCTGTAGCTACTGCAAGGATCCAAGCTGAAAACACTGATCTTCACCAGCAACCCGTTCCATCAGATCCCCACGTGATCCAGTCCCCTGAAGTAGTAAACCTGCAAGGTGGAGAAAGCTTGGTGATTACACATAACTCAGATGGAACTCAAAGAGAGGATATCATAGGGGGCTCAACAACACACTTGAGAAGGACAAATAGGCAGAGAACCAAACCAGCAAAACTAAGGTCTACAGGTACAAGCCCCAACCCACTCCAAGGAGCATGTTCAAAAAAGAGAAATTTCTCTAGAGCTCAAGGATCACCAGCACGTACTTCACCTACGGGCCCTAGAGGCCGAGAAGCCAACTCACAACGTACCGGTGCACAGAGAAACGAGGCTGGTCCATTAAATGCTGGAAATCAACCAACGACTACTTTAATCCCATcaattacaaagaaaaagaaggattTTCACGCACCTCAACGCCTGGCTCCTTAGTCGTGGCGAGCTGGAATTGTTGTGGGTTGGGGAATCCCATAACAATCCAGCGTTTAAAGGATATTCGAAGGCAGAATGCTCCTGACATCTTTTTCCTGTCTGAGACAAAAAACCCCGACGAGGTAGTGCTAAAAGAGCTGCAAGACATTATGGAAGAGAAGTACTGCATCGTGTCACCGCACAGCCCTGGGGAGGAGGACTTCTCCTAACCTGGAAGAAAGACGTCGAGGTTACTATCCGAGCGACTTCTAACAACTTCATTGACACTACCATTACTACCAAGGGAATAACCTTTCATGCTACATTCATCTATGGGGAACCAGACCAATCAAAAAGGCTAGCGGTTTGGAATACTCTAGCTGATCTACACCCTAATCAGAACGAAGCATGGTTTCTTACGGGCGATTTCAACGAAATCATAGACAACTTTGAGAAAAGTGGTGGACCAGATAGACCAGAAGGCTCTTTCTGTGCTTTTAGAACATTTTTATCACAAAGAGATCCTCTTTGACTTAAAGCACTCAGGAAACTATCTATCTTGCAGAGGAAAGAGATGTACACACCTCGTACAGTGCAGGCTCGATCGAGCAGTGTGCAATAGCGACTGGGCGGAACTCTTCCCCTCATGTAGAAGCCAGTACCTAAACTTCGAAGGCTCAGACCATCGCCCTCTGCTCTCCTTCCTGGAcacgaaaaagaaaagaggatcGCGGATCTTTAGATACGAAAGAAGATTAAATGACAATGCAAAGGTTCAGGAAATCATAAAGGAGATATAGGAGAAATTCACCTACCTAAACGTGGAAGAGCGCCTTAACCTATGCAGAAAAGCCATCTGTAAGTGGAGTAGGGAATATCaagaaaacatcaaaaaatcTATTGAAGGTCTTCGAGAAAGACTTGAAGAGGCAATGACTAACCCACAGTCAGATGATGAACTAATACGGGACATCAATGCAAAGCTCCTACAAGCATATAAAGCCGAGGAGGAATACTGGAGGCAGAGGAGTCGTCAAGTGTGGTTGACTCTGGGGGACTCAAACACAGGTTACTTCCATGCAATCTCAAAAGGAAGAAAAGCAAAAAATAGATTATCAGTCCTGGAAGATAATAATGGGACTCCAAAGTTTGAAGAGGATCAAATAGCAGGACTTATCTGTGAATATTATGAGCAGCTCTTTACAGCCAATCCAACGACAGACAGAAGCTCCATCCCCACTATCCTCCAGCCCCAAATATCCCCTGCGTGTAATGAAGCTCTAACCAAGGACCCGACACCCACATAAATAAAGGAAGCGCTCTTCGCCATCCATCCAGATAAGGCTCCAGGACCTGATGGCTTCTCAGCTAGCTTCTTTCACTCTTACTAGGAGGTCATCGGCCCATCAGTGGTGTTCGAGATTCAAAGGTTCTTCACAACTGGTATCCTGCCACCTACAATGAATAACACTCATGTCAGGCTCATACCAAAGTCAACAGAAGCAAAGACAGTGGCAGATTACCGTCCTATCGCCCTCTGCAATGTCTTCTACAAGATCATCTCAAAGTTTCTCTCATTACGCCTGAAGACGGTGCTGGAAGTCATCATCTCTGAGAACCAATCTGCATTCATCCCGGGAAGAGTAATCAGTGATAATGTGCTCATCACTCATGAGGTGTTGCACTATCTAAAGACTTCTCAAGCAGAAAAAGTGTGCTATGGCAGTCAAGATGGACATGTCTAAGGCCTATGATAGAGTATAATGGGAATTTGTAGCAGCAGTTCTACAAAGACTAGGCTTTGATGCAAAATGGGTAAACTTAATCATGCAATGCATCACGTCAGTTTCCTATTCATTCCTAGTAAATGACTCAGTTTATGGATCGGTACAACCATACCGGGGCATTAGGCAAGGTGACCCCCTCTCCCCATATATATTCATCTTATGTGGGGAGGTCCTCTCTGGTTTGTGTCGTCAGGCTGCAAGAAATGGATCTCTTCAGGGCATCAGAGTCGCAAGGGGTAGCCCAAGAATCAATCACCTGCTCTTCGCAGACGACACGATGATGTTCTGTCACTCCTCCTCCGACAACTGCCACGCTCTTGTGCAAATCCTCCAGAAGTACGAGTCGCTCTCTGGTCAGAAGATCAACATCGCAAAGTCATCAATCATTTTCTCCAAGAAAACCCCTCAAGATGTTAAAAATACGGCAAAAAATATCTTGGGCATAACCAAAGAAGGAGGGGTGGGGAAGTATCTGGGATTACCAGAACACTTTGGCAGAAGAAAAAGGGATTTATTTACCTCCATCGTTGACAGGATAAGACAGTGCGCAGCCAACTGGTCCACTCGCTTCCTATCTAAAGCGGGGAAGCTCACCATGCTCCAGTCTGTTCTTACGGCTATCCCATCCTTCACAATGTCTTACTTTGAACTCCCGCTCAGTCTCTGTAAAAGGATACAATCAGCATTAACTCGGTTTTGGTGGGATACATCTGCGGAATAAAAGAGTATGTGTTGGGTTTCATGGGATAGTATAGCTCAACCGAAAGCTATGGGAGGCTTGGGACTAAGAGACATCCAATTATTTAATCAAGCACTCCTTGCAAAACTGGCCTGGAGAATTCTAACAGTCTCAAACTGCCTCTTAGCCAGAGTCCTAAAGGATAAATATTGCCATAACAGGAACTTCCTACAAATAGAAACACCTTCAGCAAGCTCACACGGGTGGAAAGGGATTCTACACGGTCGGAACCTCCTAAAAGAACACTTAGGTAAGGCAGTTGGGAAT from the Raphanus sativus cultivar WK10039 unplaced genomic scaffold, ASM80110v3 Scaffold2521, whole genome shotgun sequence genome contains:
- the LOC130505706 gene encoding 50S ribosomal protein L12-1, chloroplastic-like, whose translation is MAATTTLSTASSILSPTLTSSHAFLSRPTTLEFPSRFLSSSSSTTISHRATHLRPISAVEAPEKIEKIGSEISSLTLEEARILVDYLQDKFGVSPLSLAPAAAAVAAPGDGGGAAAAVEEQTEFDVVINEVPSSSRIAVIKAVRALTSLALKEAKELIEGLPKKFKEGVTKDEAEEAKKQLEEAGAKVSIA
- the LOC130505703 gene encoding uncharacterized protein LOC130505703; this encodes MEKIDDGDYTATTASFSPSFSTYSGNNLVKIAERVGGDHYKEKGDDAFEFATLQTVHESPLVFPVFDKKHEDVSPETVVAPLKDLFLRENEHSPPQQQTYSSSDEEEEEEEEEDELDMIPSEIYCPWTPARSPVEMTSPCRKSKSTGSSSSTSAWSRRRWKIRNLLKRSRSDGKESLEFLNSSPVNNIDKSCSSSPCPKNKETVKTKKKEKEKEKEKVSAHEKFYLRNKAMKEEDKRKSYLPYKQELVGIFSNIHRHGKAFPRF
- the LOC130505705 gene encoding uncharacterized protein LOC130505705, which gives rise to MARRLTATEKGKGILIETDQPLIKRIKAPRLDNEALIREHSRTLIGQTTNNQEQRIWSLIQSLPRKWSIQGRVEGVDIGNDCFQFKFEKEEDLQKVLDNRPYHFNYWMVLLQRWEPVISATFLSQIPFWIEIKGLPLHYWHDLMVCNIGDELGTREKHELTSRTARVRVAIDGLKPLVKETIIEFDSGEEARITLEYKRLENHCSFCQRLSHLSSHCPTRREAESITKRLGSEYRRMRYPNTTKKNPHIRVAKSKRQS